The following proteins come from a genomic window of Sphingomonas oryzagri:
- a CDS encoding adenine nucleotide alpha hydrolase yields the protein MDKPGAIPDGTGMTKVLMSWSGGKDSCVALDELLRSPDHEVVGLITTVTRDYDRISIHGVRRSLLAQQAEALGLPLHEVFIPAECSNEVYEAAMGEALAGHRDAGCATVAFGDLFLADIRAYRDTLMARNGMAALYPVWGRDTRAFVERFEDAGFRAAISCVDLDRLDASFAGRSIDRALLADLPPEVDPCGENGEFHSFVFDGPCFAHPVPVVLGETVTRGRFCFRDLLPAG from the coding sequence ATGGACAAGCCCGGTGCGATCCCCGATGGGACGGGCATGACCAAGGTGCTGATGTCGTGGAGCGGGGGCAAGGACAGCTGCGTCGCGCTGGATGAACTGCTGCGATCGCCCGATCATGAGGTGGTCGGCCTGATCACCACCGTGACGCGCGATTACGACCGGATCAGCATCCATGGGGTCCGCCGCTCCCTTCTGGCGCAGCAGGCGGAGGCGCTCGGGTTGCCGCTGCACGAAGTCTTCATCCCGGCCGAGTGTTCCAACGAGGTCTATGAGGCGGCGATGGGCGAGGCGCTCGCCGGGCATCGCGACGCGGGCTGCGCGACGGTGGCGTTCGGCGATCTCTTCCTCGCCGACATCCGGGCCTATCGCGATACCCTGATGGCACGCAACGGCATGGCCGCGCTGTATCCGGTGTGGGGGCGAGATACGCGGGCGTTCGTCGAGCGGTTCGAGGATGCGGGTTTCCGCGCGGCGATTTCCTGCGTCGATCTGGATCGGCTGGACGCGAGTTTCGCGGGCCGTTCGATCGATCGCGCGTTGCTCGCCGATCTGCCCCCGGAGGTCGATCCGTGCGGCGAGAATGGCGAGTTTCACAGCTTCGTGTTCGACGGCCCCTGCTTCGCGCATCCGGTGCCGGTCGTACTGGGCGAGACGGTCACGCGCGGCCGCTTCTGCTTCCGCGACCTGCTGCCGGCAGGGTGA
- a CDS encoding methyltransferase family protein, with protein sequence MSIDLVATLLWWLFLLGWWAAALWVAKATTKAPAGRRLAYFAGFAIGFSLLFAGNHADARTSPTLWHAPPALDLALLAAQLTALAFAWWARVHLGKLWSGMLTLREGHRVVDTGPYALARHPIYTAFIAGSWFYALIEAKPLPLAGAAILTLVMTVKAKEEENFLRRELGATDYDAYAARVRMLIPLPR encoded by the coding sequence ATGAGCATCGATCTGGTCGCGACCCTGCTGTGGTGGCTGTTCCTTCTCGGCTGGTGGGCGGCCGCGCTCTGGGTCGCGAAGGCGACGACCAAGGCACCGGCGGGACGCCGCCTCGCCTATTTCGCGGGCTTCGCGATCGGCTTCAGCCTGCTCTTCGCCGGCAACCACGCCGATGCGCGGACCAGCCCGACGCTCTGGCACGCGCCGCCTGCGCTCGACCTCGCGCTGCTGGCCGCCCAGCTCACCGCGTTGGCGTTCGCCTGGTGGGCGCGTGTCCATCTCGGCAAGCTCTGGTCCGGCATGTTGACACTGCGCGAAGGGCACAGGGTGGTGGACACCGGACCCTATGCGCTCGCCCGCCATCCGATCTACACGGCCTTCATCGCCGGATCGTGGTTCTACGCGCTGATCGAGGCAAAGCCGCTGCCGCTCGCCGGCGCCGCCATCCTCACCCTCGTCATGACGGTAAAGGCGAAGGAGGAGGAAAATTTCCTCCGCCGCGAGCTGGGTGCGACGGACTATGATGCCTATGCGGCACGGGTCAGGATGCTGATCCCGCTGCCCCGATAA
- a CDS encoding DUF3667 domain-containing protein translates to MGEADGIGDILTGGIIAREVDRGGVATGEAGHDPHDGAGGVCPNCGTTRSGPFCQQCGQSGHLHRNMMGLVHDILHGVFHFEGKFWNTLPMLALHPGDLTRRYVHGERAKFVTPMAMFLFSVFLLFAAVNKLAMPDVSGAAAGMAKAKVEMGKAAQQSADNLTKLQKQRADALAADPKANTADIDKKIKAEQADVQAMTNVAAQLPAKIQTDTGKGLLHGNDAEWHSDIPWLDRQIRGVNENGALYAYKLKMASYKYSWALIPISMPFIWLMFFWRRDVGMYDHAIFAIHSLSFMTLLAVGLIALHIVGISSAWLWLAWLIVPPVHMYKHLKYAYGLGRFGATWRTFMLLTMTTITCSLFFVFLLWLEAE, encoded by the coding sequence GTGGGCGAAGCGGACGGCATCGGCGACATCCTGACCGGCGGCATCATCGCGCGCGAGGTTGATCGCGGCGGCGTGGCGACCGGCGAGGCGGGGCACGACCCGCATGACGGCGCGGGCGGCGTCTGCCCCAATTGCGGGACGACGCGATCCGGCCCCTTCTGCCAGCAGTGCGGGCAGAGCGGGCATCTCCATCGCAACATGATGGGCCTCGTCCACGACATCCTGCACGGCGTCTTCCACTTCGAGGGCAAATTCTGGAACACGCTGCCGATGCTGGCGCTGCATCCGGGCGACCTCACGCGGCGCTACGTCCATGGCGAGCGCGCGAAGTTCGTGACGCCGATGGCGATGTTCCTCTTCTCGGTCTTCCTGCTGTTCGCGGCGGTGAACAAGCTCGCCATGCCGGACGTGTCGGGCGCGGCCGCCGGCATGGCCAAGGCCAAGGTGGAGATGGGCAAGGCGGCTCAGCAATCCGCCGACAACCTGACGAAATTGCAGAAGCAGCGTGCCGACGCGCTCGCCGCCGATCCCAAGGCCAATACCGCCGACATCGACAAGAAGATCAAGGCCGAGCAGGCCGACGTGCAGGCGATGACCAACGTTGCCGCGCAGCTTCCGGCAAAGATCCAGACGGACACGGGCAAGGGCCTGCTCCATGGCAACGACGCGGAGTGGCACAGCGACATCCCGTGGCTCGATCGGCAGATCCGCGGCGTCAACGAGAATGGCGCGCTCTACGCCTACAAGCTGAAGATGGCGTCCTACAAATATAGCTGGGCGCTTATCCCGATCTCGATGCCGTTCATCTGGCTGATGTTCTTCTGGCGGCGCGACGTGGGGATGTACGACCACGCCATTTTCGCGATCCATTCGCTGAGCTTCATGACCCTGCTCGCGGTCGGGCTGATCGCGCTGCACATCGTGGGCATCTCGTCCGCCTGGCTGTGGCTGGCATGGCTGATCGTGCCGCCGGTCCACATGTACAAGCATCTGAAGTACGCCTACGGGCTCGGCCGTTTCGGCGCGACGTGGCGCACCTTCATGTTGCTGACGATGACGACGATCACCTGCTCGCTCTTTTTCGTCTTCCTGCTCTGGCTGGAGGCGGAGTGA
- a CDS encoding glutamate-5-semialdehyde dehydrogenase, producing the protein MDMPLPLTEQDADALVGTMGRRAREAARVLAGAPTTRKADALVRAAGLLRARSADILAANAADMARADTSGMAAAMKDRLRLDEARLEGIAAALEAVAGLDDPVGGIVDERNRPNGLLLRRVRVPLGVVGIIYESRPNVTADAGALALMAGNAAILRGGSEARESNAAIHAALADGIEAAGLPRDAVQMIPTTDRAAVGALLRAQGLVDIIVPRGGKGLVARVQDEARVPVLAHLDGINHSFVHASADRGMAEAIVVNAKLRRTGVCGSTETLLIDRAYPHATALVAALLDAGCALRGDRESQALDTRMTAATDEDWDTEYLDAICAVRVVDGVEGAIAHIAAHASHHTDAIIAEDEDTAARFLGDVDSAIVMWNASTQFADGGEFGLGAEIGISTGRLHARGPVALEGLTTYKWQVLGTGQIRP; encoded by the coding sequence ATGGACATGCCGCTCCCCCTCACCGAGCAGGATGCCGACGCGCTGGTCGGCACGATGGGCCGCCGTGCCCGCGAAGCTGCACGGGTATTGGCGGGGGCGCCGACCACGCGCAAGGCCGATGCGCTCGTCCGCGCCGCCGGGCTGCTGCGCGCGCGATCGGCCGACATCCTCGCCGCCAACGCCGCCGACATGGCGCGCGCCGACACATCGGGCATGGCGGCGGCGATGAAGGATCGGCTGCGGCTCGACGAGGCGCGGCTGGAGGGCATCGCGGCGGCGCTGGAGGCGGTGGCGGGCCTGGACGATCCGGTCGGCGGCATCGTCGATGAGCGCAACCGCCCCAACGGCCTGCTGCTCCGCCGCGTGCGCGTGCCGCTGGGCGTGGTCGGCATCATCTACGAAAGCCGCCCCAACGTGACGGCCGATGCCGGCGCGCTGGCGCTGATGGCGGGCAATGCCGCGATCCTGCGCGGCGGATCCGAAGCGCGCGAGAGCAACGCCGCGATCCACGCCGCGCTCGCCGACGGGATCGAGGCCGCCGGCCTGCCGCGCGACGCCGTGCAGATGATCCCGACCACCGATCGTGCGGCGGTCGGCGCGCTGCTGCGCGCACAGGGGCTGGTCGACATCATCGTACCGCGCGGCGGCAAGGGCCTCGTCGCGCGCGTGCAGGACGAGGCGCGCGTGCCGGTGCTCGCCCATCTCGACGGGATCAACCACAGCTTCGTCCATGCTTCCGCCGACAGGGGCATGGCCGAGGCGATCGTGGTCAACGCCAAGCTGCGCCGCACCGGCGTCTGCGGATCGACCGAGACGCTACTGATCGACCGCGCCTATCCGCATGCCACCGCGCTGGTCGCCGCACTGCTCGATGCCGGCTGCGCGCTGCGGGGTGATCGCGAATCGCAGGCGCTCGATACGCGCATGACAGCCGCGACCGACGAGGACTGGGACACCGAATATCTCGACGCGATCTGCGCGGTGCGTGTCGTCGATGGCGTGGAGGGCGCGATCGCGCACATCGCCGCTCACGCCTCGCACCACACCGATGCGATCATCGCCGAAGATGAGGACACGGCGGCACGCTTCCTCGGCGACGTCGATTCGGCGATCGTGATGTGGAACGCCTCCACCCAGTTCGCCGACGGCGGCGAGTTCGGCCTCGGCGCCGAGATCGGCATTTCCACCGGCCGCCTCCACGCGCGCGGCCCGGTCGCGCTCGAAGGCCTCACCACCTACAAATGGCAGGTGCTGGGGACGGGCCAGATCCGGCCTTGA
- a CDS encoding nicotinate-nucleotide adenylyltransferase has product MKRIGLLGGSFNPAHEGHRRISLFALDALGLDEVWWLVSPGNPLKPSRGMAPLSARLASAGRMARHAPIVPTAIEATLGTRFTADTLARLVRRFPNDRFVWLMGADNLAQFHQWKRWRQIARTLPIAVIARPGYDAAARSAVAMGWLGRFGHSPGTARRWTRWSLPALVLLHTYPDPTSATARRAADPDWHRRRLPRAARDRVTRRPVPPEDTCLPLPPPPAP; this is encoded by the coding sequence TTGAAACGCATCGGCCTGCTCGGCGGTTCGTTCAATCCGGCGCATGAGGGGCATCGCCGGATCAGCCTGTTCGCGCTCGATGCGCTCGGGCTGGACGAGGTGTGGTGGCTGGTGTCGCCCGGCAATCCGCTCAAGCCTTCCAGGGGCATGGCGCCGCTCTCCGCCCGGCTCGCCTCGGCCGGGCGGATGGCGCGCCACGCACCGATCGTCCCCACCGCGATCGAGGCGACGCTCGGCACCCGCTTCACCGCCGATACGCTGGCGAGGCTGGTCCGCCGCTTTCCGAACGACCGCTTCGTCTGGCTGATGGGAGCGGACAATCTCGCCCAGTTCCACCAGTGGAAACGCTGGCGACAGATTGCGCGAACGCTTCCCATTGCCGTGATCGCCCGGCCGGGATATGATGCGGCTGCCCGATCCGCGGTGGCGATGGGCTGGCTTGGCCGTTTTGGTCATTCCCCCGGCACCGCGAGACGGTGGACGCGATGGAGTTTGCCGGCGCTCGTGCTGTTGCACACGTACCCCGACCCGACTTCAGCCACCGCCCGGCGGGCTGCCGATCCCGATTGGCATCGCCGCCGACTTCCCAGGGCCGCCCGCGACCGCGTGACGCGCCGGCCCGTTCCCCCGGAGGATACTTGCCTTCCCCTACCGCCGCCGCCCGCTCCATGA
- the rsfS gene encoding ribosome silencing factor, translating into MTGGPAASAEAQALHATILQSLDDDQAVETVSIPLAGKSTIADYMVIASGRSSRQVSSMASKIAEKVKAQTGQSPKMEGLAAADWVLIDAGDVIVHLFRPEVRSFYNLERMWAFGDESAATASPSNPPAPPGA; encoded by the coding sequence ATGACGGGTGGCCCCGCTGCCTCTGCCGAAGCCCAGGCGCTTCATGCCACCATCCTGCAGTCGCTGGATGACGATCAGGCGGTCGAGACCGTCTCGATCCCGCTCGCCGGCAAGTCGACGATCGCCGATTATATGGTGATCGCGTCGGGCCGTTCGAGCCGCCAGGTCTCCTCGATGGCCTCCAAGATCGCCGAGAAGGTGAAGGCGCAGACCGGCCAGAGCCCCAAGATGGAAGGCCTCGCCGCCGCCGACTGGGTGCTGATCGACGCGGGCGACGTGATCGTCCACCTGTTCCGCCCGGAGGTCCGCAGCTTCTACAATCTGGAGCGGATGTGGGCGTTCGGTGACGAAAGCGCCGCGACCGCCTCGCCCTCCAACCCGCCCGCGCCGCCCGGCGCCTGA
- a CDS encoding 23S rRNA (pseudouridine(1915)-N(3))-methyltransferase RlmH: MLLHIVARGRIGRGPEADLVERYLKRVNWPTKVSELPDTGGRVPDVAPATRTVVLDETGRDLPSRELAAILGRWRDDGIRETRFLLGAADGHETETRDKADLLLAFGKATWPHLMARAMLAEQLWRATSILAGHPYHREG, from the coding sequence TTGCTGCTCCATATCGTCGCCCGCGGGCGGATCGGGCGCGGGCCCGAGGCCGATCTGGTGGAGCGGTATCTCAAGCGTGTGAACTGGCCGACGAAGGTCAGCGAACTGCCCGACACCGGCGGGCGGGTGCCTGATGTCGCGCCCGCCACCCGGACGGTGGTGCTGGACGAGACCGGTCGCGACCTGCCCTCGCGCGAGCTGGCCGCGATCCTAGGGCGCTGGCGAGACGACGGGATACGCGAGACGCGCTTCCTGCTCGGCGCAGCCGACGGCCACGAGACGGAGACGCGCGACAAGGCGGATCTGCTGCTCGCCTTCGGCAAGGCGACCTGGCCGCATTTGATGGCGCGCGCGATGCTCGCCGAGCAGCTCTGGCGCGCGACCAGCATCCTCGCCGGCCATCCCTATCATCGGGAGGGGTGA
- a CDS encoding murein hydrolase activator EnvC family protein, protein MLAAPAPAQAPGLDDAKVALVAAKQAAADAEARAAALDQAAEDAGNEAARARAKAQSLALQVQAAQSDIIAAQARIRLIASLQQVARGKIADRQGPILHLTAALQTMARRPPALAIAQPGSIDDIVHVRLLLADTLPVIQARTAGLRADLDKQTQLRSDAERAIAALDASRKLLGQRQQQLASLEQTAIRKSQRLAEQAADEQQRALGLGEEARDAADRMQSAEDAGDVRAHLARLPGPDMRPDDNGDDAMPERGETGRYRLPVSGDVATGYGEVSPAGVRSRGLTVSPAADAEVVAPAAGTIVFARPFRSYGQVVIIDHGGGWTTTLTGLADVSVKAGQHVAQGEAVGRSGGKGASVTTELRRDNRPIDVVAMAQAG, encoded by the coding sequence ATGCTCGCCGCCCCTGCCCCCGCCCAGGCCCCCGGCCTCGACGATGCCAAGGTTGCGCTCGTCGCCGCCAAGCAGGCGGCCGCCGATGCCGAGGCGCGCGCCGCGGCGCTCGATCAGGCGGCCGAGGATGCCGGCAACGAGGCGGCGCGCGCGCGCGCCAAGGCACAGTCGCTCGCGCTGCAGGTGCAGGCCGCCCAGTCCGACATCATCGCCGCGCAGGCGCGCATCCGGCTGATCGCCTCGCTCCAGCAGGTCGCGCGGGGGAAGATCGCCGACAGACAGGGGCCGATCCTGCATCTCACCGCCGCGCTGCAGACCATGGCCCGCCGCCCCCCGGCGCTGGCCATCGCCCAGCCCGGATCGATCGACGACATCGTCCACGTCCGCCTGCTGCTCGCCGACACGTTGCCGGTCATCCAGGCGCGCACCGCCGGTCTGCGCGCCGATCTCGACAAGCAGACCCAGCTCAGGTCCGATGCCGAGCGCGCGATCGCGGCGCTGGATGCCAGCCGCAAATTGCTCGGCCAGCGCCAGCAGCAACTCGCCAGCCTCGAACAGACCGCGATCCGCAAGTCGCAGCGCCTCGCCGAGCAGGCCGCCGACGAACAGCAGCGTGCACTCGGCCTGGGCGAGGAGGCACGCGACGCCGCCGACCGGATGCAGAGTGCGGAGGATGCGGGCGACGTCCGCGCGCACCTCGCCCGCCTGCCCGGCCCCGACATGCGGCCCGACGACAATGGCGACGATGCGATGCCCGAGCGCGGCGAGACCGGCCGCTACCGCCTGCCCGTCTCCGGCGATGTCGCGACCGGCTATGGCGAGGTGTCGCCCGCCGGCGTGCGATCGCGCGGGTTGACCGTATCGCCCGCCGCCGATGCCGAGGTCGTGGCGCCCGCCGCCGGCACCATCGTCTTCGCCAGACCTTTTCGCAGCTATGGCCAGGTGGTGATCATCGATCATGGCGGCGGCTGGACGACGACACTCACCGGCCTTGCCGATGTCTCGGTGAAGGCCGGCCAGCATGTCGCGCAGGGCGAGGCGGTCGGGCGGAGCGGCGGCAAGGGCGCCAGCGTCACCACCGAGCTTCGGCGAGACAATCGCCCGATCGACGTCGTGGCGATGGCGCAGGCGGGCTGA
- the rfbF gene encoding glucose-1-phosphate cytidylyltransferase gives MQAVILAGGLGTRIGEETAIRPKPMVEIGGMPILWHILKIYDRAGITDFIICLGYKGYVIKEFFANYFLHTADVTIDLARNDIEVHRAGSEPWRITLVDTGAETQTGGRLKAIRHHLKPDSPFCFTYGDGVADIDVSKLVAFHASHGKRATITAVAPPGRFGALEFDEDLVTSFREKPSGDGGLINGGFFVADPSVLDLVDNPDTLWEQEPLERLAAARDLVAYRHEGFWQPMDTLRDKQLLERLWASGEAPWKVW, from the coding sequence ATGCAGGCAGTGATTTTGGCGGGCGGCCTCGGCACCCGCATCGGCGAGGAAACCGCGATCCGTCCCAAGCCGATGGTCGAGATCGGCGGGATGCCGATCCTGTGGCACATCCTGAAGATCTACGATCGCGCCGGCATCACCGACTTCATCATCTGCCTCGGCTACAAGGGCTATGTGATCAAGGAGTTCTTCGCCAACTACTTCCTCCACACCGCCGACGTGACGATCGACCTCGCCCGCAACGACATCGAGGTTCATCGCGCGGGCAGCGAGCCGTGGCGGATCACGCTGGTCGATACCGGCGCCGAGACGCAGACCGGCGGGCGCCTGAAGGCGATCCGCCACCATCTGAAGCCGGACTCGCCCTTCTGCTTCACCTATGGCGACGGCGTGGCCGACATCGACGTCAGCAAGCTGGTCGCCTTCCACGCCAGCCACGGCAAGCGCGCCACGATCACGGCGGTGGCCCCGCCCGGCCGCTTCGGCGCGCTGGAGTTCGACGAGGATCTCGTCACCAGCTTCCGCGAGAAGCCCTCGGGCGACGGCGGCCTGATCAACGGCGGCTTCTTCGTGGCGGACCCGTCGGTGCTCGATCTGGTCGATAACCCCGACACCCTGTGGGAACAGGAGCCGCTGGAACGCCTTGCCGCCGCGCGCGATCTGGTCGCCTATCGCCACGAAGGCTTCTGGCAGCCGATGGACACACTGCGCGACAAGCAGCTGCTGGAGCGGCTGTGGGCGAGCGGCGAAGCGCCGTGGAAGGTCTGGTGA
- the rfbG gene encoding CDP-glucose 4,6-dehydratase, with amino-acid sequence MEGLVSMNWRGRRVLVTGHTGFKGSWLSLWLHAMGAEVSGLALAPPTDPSLFDAARIAKLVDHEEGDIRDYATVHATMARVRPEVVFHLAAQPLVRLSYEQPVQTYATNVMGTVHVMEAARQVGGVGALVCITTDKCYENREWVWPYRETDPMGGYDPYSSSKGAAELAIAAYRRSYFPAEGGTLLASVRAGNVIGGGDWALDRLVPDLVRAFEAGEAPVIRSPDAVRPWQHVLEALGGYLLIAERLIAGEAAFADAWNFGPSDDDARPVGWIVDTMRAAWGGTHEASPHHGPVPHEAGLLRLDCSKARAALGWRPALTLDTALDWIVDWHKQAGAGADPRDLTLGQIAAYRARMASPVAG; translated from the coding sequence GTGGAAGGTCTGGTGAGCATGAACTGGCGCGGCCGCCGCGTCCTCGTCACCGGCCATACCGGCTTCAAGGGGAGCTGGCTGTCGCTGTGGCTGCACGCGATGGGCGCCGAGGTGAGCGGCCTCGCGCTCGCGCCGCCGACCGATCCGAGCCTGTTCGACGCCGCCCGCATCGCCAAACTGGTCGACCACGAAGAGGGCGACATTCGCGATTATGCGACCGTCCACGCCACGATGGCGCGGGTGAGGCCGGAGGTGGTCTTCCACCTCGCCGCGCAGCCTTTGGTCCGCCTCTCCTACGAGCAGCCGGTCCAAACCTATGCCACCAACGTGATGGGCACGGTGCACGTCATGGAGGCGGCGCGGCAGGTCGGCGGCGTGGGCGCGCTGGTCTGCATCACCACCGACAAATGCTACGAGAATCGCGAATGGGTCTGGCCCTATCGCGAGACCGACCCGATGGGCGGGTACGATCCCTACAGCAGCAGCAAGGGCGCCGCCGAGCTGGCGATCGCGGCGTATCGGCGTTCCTACTTCCCGGCGGAGGGCGGCACCCTGCTCGCCTCGGTGCGCGCCGGCAACGTGATCGGCGGCGGCGACTGGGCACTCGACCGGCTGGTGCCCGATCTGGTCCGTGCGTTCGAGGCAGGCGAGGCGCCGGTGATCCGCTCGCCGGACGCGGTGCGGCCATGGCAGCATGTGCTGGAGGCGCTGGGCGGCTATTTGCTGATCGCCGAACGGCTGATCGCGGGCGAGGCCGCCTTCGCCGATGCGTGGAATTTCGGCCCCTCCGACGATGACGCACGCCCGGTCGGGTGGATCGTCGACACGATGCGCGCGGCGTGGGGCGGCACGCATGAGGCTAGCCCGCACCACGGGCCGGTGCCGCACGAGGCGGGGCTGCTCCGCCTCGACTGCTCGAAGGCGCGCGCGGCGCTCGGCTGGCGGCCGGCGCTGACGCTGGACACCGCGCTCGACTGGATCGTCGACTGGCACAAGCAGGCCGGCGCCGGGGCGGACCCGCGCGACCTCACGCTCGGCCAGATCGCCGCCTATCGCGCACGGATGGCCTCGCCCGTCGCGGGTTAG
- the rfbH gene encoding lipopolysaccharide biosynthesis protein RfbH, with protein sequence MIDQLAEGLGRDELRQLIVDLAGRFAREHHAPRPFVPGESNVAVSGKVVGEPELRSLVDSSLDLWLTTGRFNDEFEAKLASYIGIQDLLTTNSGSSANLLALSSLTSHYFRSEALVPGDEVITVATGFPTTVNPSLQYGLVPVFVDVDIPTYNIKPEMIEAAVTDRTRAIMIAHTLGNPFDLAEVMRVAEKYDLWVVEDCCDALGATYDGQHVGTFGDIGTLSFYPAHHITTGEGGAVFTDKPRLRRVIESMRDWGRDCWCAPGQDNTCGKRFARKLGDLPMGYDHKYTYSHAGYNLKITDMQAAVGLAQLDRIDGFVAARRSNFAKLTELLTPFEDVLILPKATSRSDPSWFGFPITIRPDAPFTRDELVHWLEAHRIATRLLFGGNLIRQPYMRRRDFRVVGELANADLVTTNCFWIGVFPGLTDDHLHYMAETIDAFLKGGRV encoded by the coding sequence ATGATCGACCAGCTCGCGGAGGGCCTCGGCCGCGACGAGCTGCGCCAGCTCATCGTCGATCTCGCCGGCCGCTTCGCGCGCGAGCATCACGCGCCCCGCCCGTTCGTGCCGGGCGAGAGCAATGTCGCGGTGTCAGGCAAGGTGGTGGGCGAGCCGGAGCTGCGCTCGCTGGTCGATTCCTCGCTGGACCTGTGGCTCACCACCGGCCGCTTCAACGATGAGTTCGAGGCGAAGCTGGCGTCCTACATCGGCATACAGGATCTGCTGACGACCAATTCCGGCTCGTCCGCCAACCTGCTCGCGCTCTCCTCGCTCACCTCGCATTATTTCCGCAGCGAGGCGCTGGTGCCGGGCGACGAGGTCATCACCGTCGCCACCGGCTTCCCGACCACGGTCAATCCGTCGCTGCAATACGGGCTGGTGCCGGTGTTCGTCGACGTCGACATCCCGACCTACAACATCAAGCCCGAGATGATCGAGGCGGCGGTCACCGACCGCACCCGCGCGATCATGATCGCCCACACGCTCGGCAATCCCTTCGATCTCGCCGAGGTGATGCGCGTCGCCGAGAAATACGATCTCTGGGTGGTCGAGGATTGCTGCGATGCGCTCGGTGCCACCTATGACGGCCAGCATGTCGGCACTTTCGGCGACATCGGCACTTTGAGCTTCTACCCCGCCCACCACATCACTACCGGCGAGGGCGGCGCGGTCTTCACCGACAAGCCGCGCCTGCGCCGCGTGATCGAATCGATGCGCGACTGGGGCCGCGACTGCTGGTGTGCGCCGGGGCAGGACAACACCTGCGGCAAGCGCTTCGCCCGCAAGCTCGGCGACCTGCCGATGGGCTACGACCACAAATATACCTACAGCCACGCCGGCTATAACCTGAAGATCACCGACATGCAGGCGGCGGTGGGACTGGCCCAGCTCGACCGGATCGACGGCTTCGTCGCCGCGCGGCGCAGCAACTTCGCCAAGCTGACCGAGCTTCTGACCCCGTTCGAGGATGTGCTGATCCTGCCGAAAGCCACGTCGCGCAGCGATCCGTCGTGGTTCGGCTTCCCGATCACGATCCGCCCCGACGCCCCCTTCACCCGCGACGAGCTGGTCCACTGGCTGGAGGCGCACCGCATCGCCACGCGCCTGCTGTTCGGCGGCAACCTGATCCGCCAGCCCTATATGCGTCGCCGCGACTTCCGCGTGGTGGGCGAACTGGCCAATGCCGATCTGGTGACCACCAACTGCTTCTGGATCGGCGTCTTCCCCGGCCTCACCGACGACCACCTGCACTATATGGCCGAGACGATCGACGCCTTCCTGAAGGGCGGCCGGGTCTAA
- a CDS encoding GtrA family protein, giving the protein MSRGFALRADSGTTGGTERSARFVVVGGVNTLVGLGVYPLLLWALRPAGVGYMGALLISQAVCLVFAYTTQKLFVFGTRGNIAREFVRFASYYLGIYALNWVALPFLVEIVGIRPIVAQLGFTILTVIGSYIFHSRLTFRGGTA; this is encoded by the coding sequence ATGAGCCGCGGATTCGCCCTGCGCGCGGACAGCGGCACGACCGGCGGCACCGAGCGATCGGCCCGCTTCGTCGTGGTCGGCGGGGTCAACACGCTCGTCGGCCTCGGCGTCTATCCGCTGCTGCTCTGGGCGCTGCGCCCGGCCGGCGTCGGCTATATGGGCGCGCTGCTGATCTCGCAGGCCGTCTGCCTGGTCTTCGCCTACACCACGCAGAAGCTGTTCGTGTTCGGCACGCGCGGCAACATCGCGCGCGAGTTCGTGCGCTTCGCTTCTTATTATCTTGGCATCTATGCGCTGAACTGGGTCGCCCTGCCGTTTCTGGTCGAGATCGTCGGCATCCGGCCGATCGTCGCCCAGCTCGGTTTCACGATTCTCACCGTGATCGGCAGCTACATCTTCCATAGCCGGCTGACATTTCGCGGCGGGACGGCATAA